A genomic segment from Gilvibacter sp. SZ-19 encodes:
- a CDS encoding glycosyltransferase, producing MTPLGYIALGVLAVNLLYYILFIYFGFGKSPKPQTQKVYPVSLLVCAKNEAENLQKHIPIWLEQDHPDFELVLIDDASTDETAAVIDRFSDLDPRITPVYVKANERFHNSKKYALTLGIKKAKHTRLIFTDADCIPASNAWLSELSRYFSSEKHLVLGYGKHQKRAGLLNALIRYETFITGLQYLAYAHAGKAYMGVGRNLGYTKILFEKQKGFASHIQLQSGDDDLFVNEATTSENTTYCIDPKCHTFSEPKKSFGDWFRQKRRHISTANHYRSFFKASLGLYYLGNLAFWLVLVLLALTQWKLALLYFGLRSLLQWISYWGAAKKLRAGALIVAAPVLELFLICTQLSIFITNLVSPKPTWK from the coding sequence TTGACGCCACTGGGCTACATAGCACTGGGCGTTCTGGCTGTTAATCTGCTGTATTACATTCTTTTTATCTACTTCGGATTTGGTAAAAGTCCGAAACCACAAACTCAAAAAGTATATCCGGTAAGTTTATTGGTTTGTGCCAAGAACGAGGCCGAAAATCTACAGAAGCACATTCCCATTTGGTTAGAACAAGACCATCCGGACTTTGAATTGGTGCTCATCGACGATGCTTCTACCGACGAGACCGCAGCGGTGATCGATCGTTTTTCAGACCTTGACCCTAGGATCACACCGGTTTATGTTAAGGCCAACGAACGCTTTCACAATTCTAAAAAATACGCGCTGACCTTGGGGATCAAAAAAGCCAAACACACCCGACTGATCTTTACAGACGCAGACTGCATCCCGGCTTCTAATGCCTGGCTGAGTGAACTCAGCAGATACTTCAGCTCAGAGAAACATTTGGTATTGGGCTACGGAAAACATCAGAAAAGGGCTGGCCTACTCAATGCATTGATCCGCTATGAAACCTTTATTACCGGCTTGCAATACCTCGCATACGCTCATGCCGGAAAAGCCTATATGGGTGTAGGACGAAATTTGGGCTATACCAAGATCTTATTCGAAAAACAGAAGGGTTTCGCCTCTCACATTCAGCTGCAATCTGGAGACGACGATCTTTTTGTAAATGAAGCTACCACTAGCGAAAACACCACTTATTGCATCGATCCGAAGTGTCACACCTTCTCGGAACCCAAAAAGAGCTTTGGAGATTGGTTCAGACAAAAGCGCAGACATATAAGTACGGCAAACCACTATCGCAGCTTTTTTAAGGCGAGTTTAGGCCTCTACTATCTCGGAAATTTGGCCTTTTGGCTTGTACTGGTCCTGCTCGCGCTTACGCAATGGAAACTCGCACTACTCTACTTTGGTCTGCGCAGCCTGTTACAATGGATATCTTATTGGGGAGCTGCCAAGAAACTAAGGGCCGGTGCCTTGATAGTTGCCGCACCTGTCTTAGAATTATTTCTCATCTGTACGCAATTGAGTATATTTATAACCAACCTGGTAAGCCC
- a CDS encoding membrane or secreted protein, which produces MKLLLLTLGLLLVAFAGIAIKIWAKKDGEFAGTCASQNPMLNKEGEACGFCGKMPSEFGNCNEASK; this is translated from the coding sequence ATGAAATTACTTTTACTCACTTTAGGACTTTTGTTAGTTGCCTTTGCGGGGATCGCCATTAAGATCTGGGCCAAGAAAGACGGCGAATTTGCCGGAACCTGTGCCAGTCAAAACCCCATGCTGAACAAAGAAGGCGAGGCCTGTGGTTTCTGCGGCAAAATGCCGAGCGAATTTGGCAACTGTAACGAAGCTTCCAAGTAA